A DNA window from Vigna angularis cultivar LongXiaoDou No.4 chromosome 1, ASM1680809v1, whole genome shotgun sequence contains the following coding sequences:
- the LOC108347408 gene encoding uncharacterized protein LOC108347408 isoform X1: MEDPDIEKSEATNKQINSSTNCNSKQQSAENANERPEWLPDGWNLEVRIRKSGVHMGSGYKCYIEPLKGYKFFSKPEVLRYLETVKDSSCTSKKGNKSSKINTPNDKSCTSKEKKCSKMQTPNNKSSSSKKEKKCASMEFPNDDSCTPKEEKKGNNMDFPNNNSCAPKKEKNGNNLDSPNDSSCLSKKEKIGTNMDSPKDSSCTPKKEKNCTNMDSPIDVVVEKSIPEDLPHGWLKELKISKNGKGIRKDPFYIDPVSGYVFRSKKDVLRYLASGDIRSCAFKPSRRQIQDEDNITSPPAAKRQKLKQSAPTQQLSAATEILDKSSLEPSANSPRKKQNANVSARTKVASVPKGDSVANMHSLEDGAANSSEVKKSSDPGRSALLKNESLKESAKALFADDLQEEERAVNAVENGNEKNHGNQSISKIRKEFNVPQRSSPRLAGSKSVQLVNNVVNAQTLQVPKRNLRKSRNTLDVDISVDQAAPKEQPHEQERDKIEDKKPEIQISSNKSGKKKEHHLPRRASKRLAAIEHESMNSKVELQQSECGPATVLANQAPINGKSTNKRKKSAAPHLEKRGKEEMDDEKTEPQLSFAYHYSWSDPSLEYAINALTGVLPPADNIPSTVAETDIQKASIDNGTGRSTTEVPETDIRKASVDSGMGRSTTAVPDTHIQKAPIDNGTGSSTTAVPDTDIQKAPVDNGTGSSTTAVPDTDIQKASVDNGRASSTTAVPDTDIQKASVDNGRASSTTAVLDTDIQKASVDNGTASSTTAVLDTDIKKASVDNGTGRSPAAVPETDIQNTSVNIGRSATNILETDLQKTLIDSVKGSSATTIPENNVQKTVVEMESGSTGPETDIQKSLIDSVTRCRDSENNLHDTVTGSKYRKSQVRSNKPKRTKELKVPVRLSKRLAGLEPELPPAERALEYSTRKSCKEEPTATATLTNGVSDHHNAGEETKPTLLQASDSLKTEVLGESLKRSENSYDTQTDHKEQLEKVEIENVGDVRSEPKLPLPFGDSWSDPCLEFAIKTLTGVFPVDAGGDIMPALPPGFDNPPYRQVHRTVVTDINQEVHDYSNQPSLNKELNMVSQPELRTGSISYENASNFTTRESYLDQDNILKNFDVEPSLTGNITQPVHHSWNINTLTHEEPLKQNGQAVEGGIITTEQQLIETGAVNHDNSELQYCAPFMNSWSDPCLEFAFKTLTGAIPVEENLTLQGCFPETANYHERRDGVSLLPDFRSSSFSQSDFSFFHDTGVKSMPGQQSSVSSPFLPLEKTGLQGFAGVDPQTHFSQCNNNFQR, from the exons ATGGAAGATCCTGATATTGAAAAGTCTGAAGCAACCAATAAACAGATTAACAGTAGCACAAACTGTAATTCCAAACAGCAG AGTGCAGAAAATGCTAACGAACGTCCTGAATGGTTACCTGATGGCTGGAACTTGGAAGTCAGAATCCGTAAAAGTGGTGTACACATGGGATCTGGATACAAG TGTTACATCGAACCATTAAAAGGATACAAATTCTTCTCCAAACCAGAGGTATTACGGTATCTCGAAACTGTGAAGGACAGCAGTTGCACTTCCAAGAAGGGGAATAAAAGTAGTAAGATAAATACTCCAAATGACAAGAGCTGCACTTCCAAGGAGAAGAAATGCAGTAAAATGCAGACTCCAAACAACAAGAGCAGCAGTTccaagaaggagaaaaaatgTGCTAGCATGGAGTTTCCAAATGACGACAGTTGCACTCCCAAGGAGGAGAAGAAGGGCAATAACATGGATTTTCCAAACAACAACAGTTGTGCTCCCAAGAAGGAGAAGAATGGGAATAACTTGGATTCTCCCAACGACAGCAGTTGCCTGTCCAAGAAGGAGAAGATAGGCACTAACATGGATTCTCCAAAGGACAGCAGTTGCACTccgaagaaggagaagaattgCACTAACATGGATTCTCCAATTGAT GTTGTGGTTGAGAAGTCTATTCCGGAGGATTTACCACATGGGTGGTTAAAAGAATTGAAGATTTCGAAGAATGGCAAGGGCATTAGGAAAGATCCG TTTTATATTGATCCAGTGAGTGGATATGTATTCCGCTCTAAGAAGGATGTACTGCGGTATCTTGCATCTGGTGATATACGGTCATGTGCCTTTAAGCCAAGTAGAAGACAAATCCAAGACGAAGACAACATAACT TCACCACCTGCTGCCAAGCGGCAGAAACTGAAGCAGTCTGCACCCACACAACAGCTTTCTGCAG CCACAGAAATACTTGATAAAAGCAGCTTAGAACCTAGTGCTAATAGCCCAAGGAAAAAGCAAAATGCAAATGTTTCGGCTAGAACGAAGGTTGCTTCTGTTCCTAAAGGTGATTCTGTTGCAAATATGCATTCACTAGAAGATGGAGCTGCAAACTCATCTGAAGTGAAGAAATCATCTGACCCAGGTAGGTCAGCACTTTTGAAAAATGAATCCTTGAAGGAATCAGCAAAAGCACTTTTTGCAGATGATTTGCAAGAAGAGGAACGTGCTGTGAATGCAGTGGAGAATGGTAATGAGAAAAATCACGGTAACCAAAGCATATCCAAAATCAGGAAGGAGTTCAATGTACCGCAGCGGTCATCACCGAGACTTGCTGGAAGTAAATCTGTACAGTTGGTAAACAATGTGGTCAATGCACAGACACTTCAGGTTCCAAAAAGAAACTTGAGGAAAAGTAGAAACACTCTAGATGTTGATATTTCTGTGGACCAAGCAGCTCCTAAAGAACAACCACATGAGCAAGAAAGAGATAAAATAGAAGACAAAAAGCCAGAAATCCAAATCAGCTCAAACAAATCAGGTAAAAAGAAAGAGCACCACCTTCCTCGTCGTGCTTCAAAACGATTAGCTGCTATTGAGCATGAGTCAATGAACTCTAAAGTGGAATTGCAGCAAAGTGAGTGTGGGCCAGCTACAGTGCTTGCTAATCAAGCCCCAATAAATGGAAAGTCaacaaataaaaggaaaaagtcAGCAGCACCTCATCTGGAGAAAAGGGGAAAAGAAGAGATGGATGATGAGAAAACAGAACCTCAGCTGTCCTTTGCATATCACTATTCGTGGTCCGACCCAAGCTTGGAATATGCAATCAATGCCCTCACTGGTGTGTTACCACCAGCTGATAATATACCCAGTACTGTTGCCGAAACTGATATTCAAAAAGCTTCAATTGATAATGGTACGGGAAGGAGCACCACTGAAGTCCCTGAAACCGATATTCGAAAAGCTTCAGTTGACAGTGGTATGGGAAGGAGCACCACTGCAGTCCCGGATACTCATATACAAAAAGCTCCAATTGATAATGGTACGGGAAGTAGCACCACTGCAGTCCCTGATACTGATATTCAAAAAGCTCCAGTTGATAATGGTACGGGAAGTAGCACCACTGCAGTCCCTGATACTGATATTCAAAAAGCTTCGGTTGACAATGGTAGGGCAAGTAGTACCACTGCAGTCCCTGATACTGATATTCAAAAAGCTTCTGTTGACAATGGTAGGGCAAGTAGTACCACTGCAGTCCTTGATACTGATATTCAAAAAGCTTCAGTTGACAATGGTACGGCAAGTAGTACCACTGCAGTCCTTGATACTGATATTAAAAAAGCTTCAGTTGACAATGGTACGGGAAGGAGCCCCGCTGCAGTCCCTGAAACTGATATTCAAAACACTTCAGTAAACATTGGCAGAAGTGCCACTAATATTCTTGAAACTGATCTTCAAAAAACTTTGATTGACAGTGTTAAGGGGAGTAGCGCCACTACAATCCCTGAAAACAATGTTCAGAAAACGGTGGTTGAAATGGAATCGGGAAGTACCGGACCTGAAACTGATATTCAAAAGTCTTTGATTGACAGTGTTACAAGATGCAGGGATAGTGAAAACAATTTACATGACACTGTTACAGGAAGCAAGTATAGAAAATCCCAGGTGCGTTCTAATAAACCCAAGAGAACGAAAGAGCTCAAAGTACCTGTGCGGTTATCAAAGCGACTTGCTGGCCTGGAACCTGAGTTACCGCCTGCTGAAAGAGCTCTTGAATATTCCACTAGAAAATCATGTAAAGAAGAGCCAACAGCCACTGCTACTCTAACTAATGGAGTGTCTGATCATCACAACGCTGGGGAAGAAACCAAGCCTACTCTTCTTCAAGCTTCTGACAGTTTGAAAACAGAAGTGCTTGGAGAATCATTAAAACGGAGTGAGAACTCATATGATACCCAAACCGATCACAAGGAACAATTGGAGAaagttgaaattgaaaatgttggTGATGTGAGATCAGAGCCTAAGCTCCCCTTACCGTTTGGGGACTCTTGGTCAGATCCATGCTTAGAATTTGCCATCAAGACTCTCACTGGTGTTTTTCCAGTTGATGCTGGTGGAGACATAATGCCTGCTTTGCCTCCTGGCTTTGATAATCCCCCATATAGGCAAGTGCATCGAACTGTGGTGACAGACATTAATCAAGAAGTCCATGATTACTCGAACCAACCCTCGCTCAATAAGGAGCTTAATATGGTTAGTCAACCTGAGTTGAGGACCGGCTCCATCTCTTATGAAAATGCTTCTAACTTTACAACTAGGGAATCTTATCTTGATCAAGATAACATTCTTAAGAATTTTGATGTGGAACCCAGTCTCACTGGAAACATAACACAACCTGTGCATCATTCTTGGAATATAAACACACTAACACATGAAGAGCCATTAAAGCAAAATGGACAGGCTGTTGAGGGTGGAATTATTACAACGGAGCAGCAACTAATTGAAACTGGAGCTGTAAACCATGACAATTCCGAGTTACAGTATTGTGCACCGTTTATGAATTCTTGGTCAGACCCATGCTTAGAATTTGCATTTAAGACTCTTACAGGGGCGATACCAGTAGAGGAAAATTTAACACTCCAAGGATGTTTCCCGGAAACTGCTAACTATCATGAACGGAGGGATGGTGTCTCATTGTTGCCAGATTTCAGATCATCTAGCTTTTCACAAAGCGATTTCTCGTTTTTCCATGATACAGGGGTTAAGTCCATGCCAGGGCAGCAGTCATCAGTAAGCTCTCCATTCCTACCCTTGGAGAAAACAGGTCTTCAAGGTTTTGCTGGAGTTGATCCTCAAACACACTTTTCTCAGTGCAACAATAATTTTCAAAGGTAA
- the LOC108347408 gene encoding uncharacterized protein LOC108347408 isoform X2, translated as MEDPDIEKSEATNKQINSSTNCNSKQQSAENANERPEWLPDGWNLEVRIRKSGVHMGSGYKCYIEPLKGYKFFSKPEVLRYLETVKDSSCTSKKGNKSSKINTPNDKSCTSKEKKCSKMQTPNNKSSSSKKEKKCASMEFPNDDSCTPKEEKKGNNMDFPNNNSCAPKKEKNGNNLDSPNDSSCLSKKEKIGTNMDSPKDSSCTPKKEKNCTNMDSPIDVVVEKSIPEDLPHGWLKELKISKNGKGIRKDPFYIDPVSGYVFRSKKDVLRYLASGDIRSCAFKPSRRQIQDEDNITSPPAAKRQKLKQSAPTQQLSAATEILDKSSLEPSANSPRKKQNANVSARTKVASVPKGDSVANMHSLEDGAANSSEVKKSSDPDDLQEEERAVNAVENGNEKNHGNQSISKIRKEFNVPQRSSPRLAGSKSVQLVNNVVNAQTLQVPKRNLRKSRNTLDVDISVDQAAPKEQPHEQERDKIEDKKPEIQISSNKSGKKKEHHLPRRASKRLAAIEHESMNSKVELQQSECGPATVLANQAPINGKSTNKRKKSAAPHLEKRGKEEMDDEKTEPQLSFAYHYSWSDPSLEYAINALTGVLPPADNIPSTVAETDIQKASIDNGTGRSTTEVPETDIRKASVDSGMGRSTTAVPDTHIQKAPIDNGTGSSTTAVPDTDIQKAPVDNGTGSSTTAVPDTDIQKASVDNGRASSTTAVPDTDIQKASVDNGRASSTTAVLDTDIQKASVDNGTASSTTAVLDTDIKKASVDNGTGRSPAAVPETDIQNTSVNIGRSATNILETDLQKTLIDSVKGSSATTIPENNVQKTVVEMESGSTGPETDIQKSLIDSVTRCRDSENNLHDTVTGSKYRKSQVRSNKPKRTKELKVPVRLSKRLAGLEPELPPAERALEYSTRKSCKEEPTATATLTNGVSDHHNAGEETKPTLLQASDSLKTEVLGESLKRSENSYDTQTDHKEQLEKVEIENVGDVRSEPKLPLPFGDSWSDPCLEFAIKTLTGVFPVDAGGDIMPALPPGFDNPPYRQVHRTVVTDINQEVHDYSNQPSLNKELNMVSQPELRTGSISYENASNFTTRESYLDQDNILKNFDVEPSLTGNITQPVHHSWNINTLTHEEPLKQNGQAVEGGIITTEQQLIETGAVNHDNSELQYCAPFMNSWSDPCLEFAFKTLTGAIPVEENLTLQGCFPETANYHERRDGVSLLPDFRSSSFSQSDFSFFHDTGVKSMPGQQSSVSSPFLPLEKTGLQGFAGVDPQTHFSQCNNNFQR; from the exons ATGGAAGATCCTGATATTGAAAAGTCTGAAGCAACCAATAAACAGATTAACAGTAGCACAAACTGTAATTCCAAACAGCAG AGTGCAGAAAATGCTAACGAACGTCCTGAATGGTTACCTGATGGCTGGAACTTGGAAGTCAGAATCCGTAAAAGTGGTGTACACATGGGATCTGGATACAAG TGTTACATCGAACCATTAAAAGGATACAAATTCTTCTCCAAACCAGAGGTATTACGGTATCTCGAAACTGTGAAGGACAGCAGTTGCACTTCCAAGAAGGGGAATAAAAGTAGTAAGATAAATACTCCAAATGACAAGAGCTGCACTTCCAAGGAGAAGAAATGCAGTAAAATGCAGACTCCAAACAACAAGAGCAGCAGTTccaagaaggagaaaaaatgTGCTAGCATGGAGTTTCCAAATGACGACAGTTGCACTCCCAAGGAGGAGAAGAAGGGCAATAACATGGATTTTCCAAACAACAACAGTTGTGCTCCCAAGAAGGAGAAGAATGGGAATAACTTGGATTCTCCCAACGACAGCAGTTGCCTGTCCAAGAAGGAGAAGATAGGCACTAACATGGATTCTCCAAAGGACAGCAGTTGCACTccgaagaaggagaagaattgCACTAACATGGATTCTCCAATTGAT GTTGTGGTTGAGAAGTCTATTCCGGAGGATTTACCACATGGGTGGTTAAAAGAATTGAAGATTTCGAAGAATGGCAAGGGCATTAGGAAAGATCCG TTTTATATTGATCCAGTGAGTGGATATGTATTCCGCTCTAAGAAGGATGTACTGCGGTATCTTGCATCTGGTGATATACGGTCATGTGCCTTTAAGCCAAGTAGAAGACAAATCCAAGACGAAGACAACATAACT TCACCACCTGCTGCCAAGCGGCAGAAACTGAAGCAGTCTGCACCCACACAACAGCTTTCTGCAG CCACAGAAATACTTGATAAAAGCAGCTTAGAACCTAGTGCTAATAGCCCAAGGAAAAAGCAAAATGCAAATGTTTCGGCTAGAACGAAGGTTGCTTCTGTTCCTAAAGGTGATTCTGTTGCAAATATGCATTCACTAGAAGATGGAGCTGCAAACTCATCTGAAGTGAAGAAATCATCTGACCCAG ATGATTTGCAAGAAGAGGAACGTGCTGTGAATGCAGTGGAGAATGGTAATGAGAAAAATCACGGTAACCAAAGCATATCCAAAATCAGGAAGGAGTTCAATGTACCGCAGCGGTCATCACCGAGACTTGCTGGAAGTAAATCTGTACAGTTGGTAAACAATGTGGTCAATGCACAGACACTTCAGGTTCCAAAAAGAAACTTGAGGAAAAGTAGAAACACTCTAGATGTTGATATTTCTGTGGACCAAGCAGCTCCTAAAGAACAACCACATGAGCAAGAAAGAGATAAAATAGAAGACAAAAAGCCAGAAATCCAAATCAGCTCAAACAAATCAGGTAAAAAGAAAGAGCACCACCTTCCTCGTCGTGCTTCAAAACGATTAGCTGCTATTGAGCATGAGTCAATGAACTCTAAAGTGGAATTGCAGCAAAGTGAGTGTGGGCCAGCTACAGTGCTTGCTAATCAAGCCCCAATAAATGGAAAGTCaacaaataaaaggaaaaagtcAGCAGCACCTCATCTGGAGAAAAGGGGAAAAGAAGAGATGGATGATGAGAAAACAGAACCTCAGCTGTCCTTTGCATATCACTATTCGTGGTCCGACCCAAGCTTGGAATATGCAATCAATGCCCTCACTGGTGTGTTACCACCAGCTGATAATATACCCAGTACTGTTGCCGAAACTGATATTCAAAAAGCTTCAATTGATAATGGTACGGGAAGGAGCACCACTGAAGTCCCTGAAACCGATATTCGAAAAGCTTCAGTTGACAGTGGTATGGGAAGGAGCACCACTGCAGTCCCGGATACTCATATACAAAAAGCTCCAATTGATAATGGTACGGGAAGTAGCACCACTGCAGTCCCTGATACTGATATTCAAAAAGCTCCAGTTGATAATGGTACGGGAAGTAGCACCACTGCAGTCCCTGATACTGATATTCAAAAAGCTTCGGTTGACAATGGTAGGGCAAGTAGTACCACTGCAGTCCCTGATACTGATATTCAAAAAGCTTCTGTTGACAATGGTAGGGCAAGTAGTACCACTGCAGTCCTTGATACTGATATTCAAAAAGCTTCAGTTGACAATGGTACGGCAAGTAGTACCACTGCAGTCCTTGATACTGATATTAAAAAAGCTTCAGTTGACAATGGTACGGGAAGGAGCCCCGCTGCAGTCCCTGAAACTGATATTCAAAACACTTCAGTAAACATTGGCAGAAGTGCCACTAATATTCTTGAAACTGATCTTCAAAAAACTTTGATTGACAGTGTTAAGGGGAGTAGCGCCACTACAATCCCTGAAAACAATGTTCAGAAAACGGTGGTTGAAATGGAATCGGGAAGTACCGGACCTGAAACTGATATTCAAAAGTCTTTGATTGACAGTGTTACAAGATGCAGGGATAGTGAAAACAATTTACATGACACTGTTACAGGAAGCAAGTATAGAAAATCCCAGGTGCGTTCTAATAAACCCAAGAGAACGAAAGAGCTCAAAGTACCTGTGCGGTTATCAAAGCGACTTGCTGGCCTGGAACCTGAGTTACCGCCTGCTGAAAGAGCTCTTGAATATTCCACTAGAAAATCATGTAAAGAAGAGCCAACAGCCACTGCTACTCTAACTAATGGAGTGTCTGATCATCACAACGCTGGGGAAGAAACCAAGCCTACTCTTCTTCAAGCTTCTGACAGTTTGAAAACAGAAGTGCTTGGAGAATCATTAAAACGGAGTGAGAACTCATATGATACCCAAACCGATCACAAGGAACAATTGGAGAaagttgaaattgaaaatgttggTGATGTGAGATCAGAGCCTAAGCTCCCCTTACCGTTTGGGGACTCTTGGTCAGATCCATGCTTAGAATTTGCCATCAAGACTCTCACTGGTGTTTTTCCAGTTGATGCTGGTGGAGACATAATGCCTGCTTTGCCTCCTGGCTTTGATAATCCCCCATATAGGCAAGTGCATCGAACTGTGGTGACAGACATTAATCAAGAAGTCCATGATTACTCGAACCAACCCTCGCTCAATAAGGAGCTTAATATGGTTAGTCAACCTGAGTTGAGGACCGGCTCCATCTCTTATGAAAATGCTTCTAACTTTACAACTAGGGAATCTTATCTTGATCAAGATAACATTCTTAAGAATTTTGATGTGGAACCCAGTCTCACTGGAAACATAACACAACCTGTGCATCATTCTTGGAATATAAACACACTAACACATGAAGAGCCATTAAAGCAAAATGGACAGGCTGTTGAGGGTGGAATTATTACAACGGAGCAGCAACTAATTGAAACTGGAGCTGTAAACCATGACAATTCCGAGTTACAGTATTGTGCACCGTTTATGAATTCTTGGTCAGACCCATGCTTAGAATTTGCATTTAAGACTCTTACAGGGGCGATACCAGTAGAGGAAAATTTAACACTCCAAGGATGTTTCCCGGAAACTGCTAACTATCATGAACGGAGGGATGGTGTCTCATTGTTGCCAGATTTCAGATCATCTAGCTTTTCACAAAGCGATTTCTCGTTTTTCCATGATACAGGGGTTAAGTCCATGCCAGGGCAGCAGTCATCAGTAAGCTCTCCATTCCTACCCTTGGAGAAAACAGGTCTTCAAGGTTTTGCTGGAGTTGATCCTCAAACACACTTTTCTCAGTGCAACAATAATTTTCAAAGGTAA
- the LOC108347327 gene encoding elicitor-responsive protein 3 has protein sequence MPQGTLEVFLEYAKGLENTDFLSNMDPYVILTCRTQEQKSSVQTDKGSNPKWNENFIFNVSEGVNELRLKIMDSDSMSADDIVGEVTITLDDLFKAGSIPPTSYNVVKDDRYCGEIRVGLIFKRQERRERGMEEDFGGWKESRCID, from the exons ATGCCTCAGGGAACCCTTGAAGTTTTTCTTGAATATGCCAAAGGCCTTGAGAACACAGATTTTCTCT CTAACATGGACCCTTATGTGATCCTCACATGTCGCACCCAAGAACAAAAAAGCAGTGTTCAAACAG ATAAAGGAAGTAATCCAAAGTGGAAtgaaaatttcatattcaacGTTTCTGAAGGCGTTAACGAACTGAGATTAAAGATCATGGACAGTGATTCCATGTCTGCAGATGATATCGTGGGAGAAGTTAC CATTACGTTGGATGACTTGTTCAAGGCAGGGAGCATTCCACCAACTTCATACAATGTTGTGAAGGATGACCGTTATTGTGGGGAGATTAGAGTTGGCCTCATTTTTAAGCGTCag GAACGCAGAGAACGCGGCATGGAGGAAGATTTTGGGGGATGGAAGGAGTCTCGTTGCATAGACTAA